The DNA segment GGGCTGGACGACGACGACGCCAAACGCATGATCGTCAGCGGGTTCATCGAGCCGCTGACCGAGGAGCTGCCGATCGAGTACGCGGTCGAGCTCAACCGCCTCATCGAACTCGAGATGGAAGGTTCGCTGGGCTGATCCATTCGGCGGAAATCGCCGATCCGAGCTCACTCTTCTCGCTTTTTCGACCCGCGTTCGTCGTGAGAGACGGGTATGTTCTCCGTTCGGTCACGTCCGTATCGCTGCTCCAGGGGAACACCCTTTAAGCATCGACGAGGCGAGAAACGAGTAATGTCCGAAGGCGACTTCGAGGGTTACGGCGGACGACACGTCCCCGACGCGCTCAGAGAACCGCTCGACCAGCTCGCGAACGCGTACGACGAGGTCTCGGCCACCGACGAGTTCCGAAACGATCTCCGTGATCTCCTCGAGGAGTACGCGGGGAGGCCGACGCCGCTCTACTACGCGCGCAATCTGAGCGAGCGCTACGACGCCGAGATCTACCTCAAGCGCGAGGACCTGCTCCACGGCGGTGCACACAAGATCAACAACACGCTCGGCCAGGGACTGCTCGCGAGGAAGGCCGGCAAGAAGCGACTCATCGCCGAGACCGGCGCCGGACAGCACGGCACCGCGACGGCGATGGTCGGCGCGCTCCTCGGGCTGGACACGGAGATCTACATGGGCGAGAAGGACGTCGAGCGCCAGAAGATGAACGTCTTCCGGATGCGCCTGATGGGCGCCGAGGTGAACGAGGTAACCCGGGGCGCGAAGGGGCTGGCCGACGCGGTCGACGCCGCTCTAGAGGACTTCGCGGGAAACGTCGAGGACACCCACTACCTCGTCGGTTCGGTGGTCGGCCCCGATCCGTTCCCGCGGATGGTCCGCGATTTCCAGTCGGTGATCGGCGAGGAGGCACGCGAGCAGTTCCTCGAGCGAACCGGCGCGCTCCCGGATGCGGCGGTGGCCTGTGTCGGCGGCGGCTCGAACGCCATCGGGCTGTTTCACGCCTTCCGCGACGATGACGTCGCGTTCTACGGCGCGGAGGGCGGCGGCGAGGGCAGCGACTCGTCGCGCCACGCCGCCCCGCTCGCAAAGGGACGCGACGACGTGATCCACGGGATGCGCACCCGGGTGATCGACGAGGAGGTCGAGGTGCACTCGGTCTCCGCGGGGCTCGACTACCCCGGCGTCGGCCCCGAACACGCGATGTTCCGTGCGGTCGGCCGGGCGGAGTACGTCGGGATCAGCGACGAGGAGGCGTTGGCGGCGTTCAGGGAACTGAGCGAGACGGAGGGGATCATCCCCGCCTTGGAATCGAGCCACGCGATCGCACGCGCGATCCAGTTGGCCGAGGCGGACGAACACGAGACGATCCTCGTCAACCTCTCGGGCCGTGGCGATAAGGACATGGAGACGGCAGCGGAGCACTTCGGGTTCTGAACGGGATCGACCCGTGATCGAACTTCGAGGACCGGCCTACCGGAGCACCTCGCTGATGGCCGTCGCGAGCGACTCGAAGTCCTGCATGCTCAGCCCGTCGGTGGTGACGAACACGCCCTCGCGGTCGGAGGTCACCCGAACGAGAAAGCCGTGATCGAACACGCGGATGGTGTAGTTGTAGTTTCCGAGCTCCGAGCTCTCGTAGGCGTCCTTCGTGATGCGAAAGCCGCGCCACTCGTTGCCGATGAACGTCGAGAGGTCGGCGTCCTTCTCCAGGTCGTCGCGGAGGTAGATCTGCTCGAAGTCGTCGCGGGTGAAGTAGGTCACCGAACGGAGACTGTCGCCGACGGCGCTTCGGGCGGTACGGACGATCTGCTCCTTGGTCGTGGGATCGATCAGGTCGCTGGTCATACCGGAGGGGCGCTCGCGGACACAATAAAACCCTGCCGCCACGCGAAGTCTTTTGCCGATCGCTCGCGCGCCTCCCCATGTCATGGATCTACAGATCGACGGCAACGTAGCGCTCGTCACCGCCTCCTCGAGCGGTCTGGGCAAGGCCGCCGCGACGGCGCTCGCCCGTGAGGGGGCGAACGTCGTGATCAACGGCCGCGACGAGGACCGACTGGAAGAGGCACGCGAGGAGATCGAGGAGGTCGCCACGGGCGAGGTCGTCGCCCAGCCGGGCGACCTGACCGACGCCGACGACATCACGGCGCTCGTCGAGACCGCCGTGGAGGAGTTCGGCGGTCTCGACCACCTGGTCACCAGCGCGGGCGGCCCGCCCTCGGGACCGTTCCTCGAGACCAGCGAGGAGGACTGGTACGACGCATACGACCTGCTCGTGATGAGCGTCGTTCGGCTGGTGAAGGAGGCCGCGCCCCACCTCCGCGAGGGCGACGGCGGCACGCTCGTCACGATCACCTCCCGGAGCGTGAAGGAGGCGATCGACTCGCTCGTGCTCTCGAACTCGGTGCGCATGAGCGTCATCGGCCTCGAGAAGACGCTCTCATCGGAGCTCGCACCCGAGGTTCGCGCGAACGCCGTCCTCCCCGGGCCACACGAGACCGCCCGGATTCGAGAGCTCGTCGAGCAGGCCGTCGATCGCGGCGATTACGACTCCTACGAGGAGGGACTCGAGGACTGGAGCGAGGGCATCCCCCTCGAGCGGATCGGCGATCCGATGGAGCTGGGCGAGGTCGTTGCCTTCCTCTCCTCGCCGCGCTCGAGCTTCGTCAACGGCGTCTCGGTGCCGATCGACGGCGGCGCGGGCGCGTCGAACCTCTGAGACGGGGTCGGACGAACGGACACGAGGACGGGTATCGATCGAGCCCCGCCGCGTTCGTTCAACTCCTCCACCGAGCGGTTGCGGATCTGCCCTGTTCATCGGGGCTGGGAAGCACTACGGTGAATCGTATAAACCGAAATTTCCCTGTGAAATTCCTGTCGTTTCCACATACGTCATCCGTTTGAGATTGTCCGTCATTTATCCATTTCCCTCGCGTCGGATCGCTCTTCCCGGATGGGAACTATCCGTCGTTCGGGGGTTTTCCGCTCTCTCCCCGAGTTCTGTCATTTGGGTAACTATAATCGGGTGGAGTTCGTCGATCGTAACACTGGGTGATCCCAGTATGGACCCCCACACGTTCCATCGGACCGCCCGGGGTGCCTCTGACGTCGAACACGCTGGGAGTGGATGAGCTTCCGTACCTGCTCTCCGGAATCCCGGGCGTTCCGCGGAAGCCGGCGTCGACGCCGGCTTCGGGGTCCGGCGAGGGTCTGCTTGACTCGTTCCCCTCGTTCGTACCGAGACCGCGAGCGACGGTGCCGTGGCGCCGGTTCCCAAACCGATTTACCGCCGGTGGTCGATCCTCGGACATGGAACCCGTCGACTTCGACGAGGCCGAGACGTACGAACCCGAGGAGGGCTGGGCGCGCCGCGCTCTCGCTGGCAGCGACCGATTTACCTTCGAGTGGTTCGAGAAGCCGTCCGGACATAGCTCGCCGATGCACGACCACGAGAACGAGCAGGTGTGTCTCTGTCTCGAAGGTGAGCTCACGGTCCACACCGAGGACGACTCGGTAACGCTCTCGGCGTACGACTCGGTATGGCTCGACGCCTGGGAGTCCCACCGCGTCGAGAACGAGGGCGACGAGCGGGCCGTCGGACTCGACGTGTTCGCGCCCGGTCGATCGTTCGACTTCTGGACCGACCGGGAATGAGCCCGAACACGACCTACCTCGCTCGGAGCGTCGACGGCAGGCCGTTGCTCGGCGACGAGACCGGGTTCGTCCCGCTGGCGGCAGCCGTCCCCGAACTGGAGAGCGTCGAGGCGGCCCTCCCCGCGGCGGCCGCGGGCGAACTCCCCGACCCGGCCGCCGCGACCGCTCGGCGAGTCCCCTCCGAGGAGATCGCGTTCGGCCCTCCGATCCCGCGCTCGTCGCTCGGAAAGCTCTGGGGGATCGGCCTGAACTACGAGGAACACGCGGGCGATCTCAACGAGGAGCGCCCCGAGGA comes from the Halalkalicoccus sp. CG83 genome and includes:
- the trpB gene encoding tryptophan synthase subunit beta, with the translated sequence MSEGDFEGYGGRHVPDALREPLDQLANAYDEVSATDEFRNDLRDLLEEYAGRPTPLYYARNLSERYDAEIYLKREDLLHGGAHKINNTLGQGLLARKAGKKRLIAETGAGQHGTATAMVGALLGLDTEIYMGEKDVERQKMNVFRMRLMGAEVNEVTRGAKGLADAVDAALEDFAGNVEDTHYLVGSVVGPDPFPRMVRDFQSVIGEEAREQFLERTGALPDAAVACVGGGSNAIGLFHAFRDDDVAFYGAEGGGEGSDSSRHAAPLAKGRDDVIHGMRTRVIDEEVEVHSVSAGLDYPGVGPEHAMFRAVGRAEYVGISDEEALAAFRELSETEGIIPALESSHAIARAIQLAEADEHETILVNLSGRGDKDMETAAEHFGF
- a CDS encoding DUF7522 family protein codes for the protein MTSDLIDPTTKEQIVRTARSAVGDSLRSVTYFTRDDFEQIYLRDDLEKDADLSTFIGNEWRGFRITKDAYESSELGNYNYTIRVFDHGFLVRVTSDREGVFVTTDGLSMQDFESLATAISEVLR
- a CDS encoding SDR family oxidoreductase, producing the protein MDLQIDGNVALVTASSSGLGKAAATALAREGANVVINGRDEDRLEEAREEIEEVATGEVVAQPGDLTDADDITALVETAVEEFGGLDHLVTSAGGPPSGPFLETSEEDWYDAYDLLVMSVVRLVKEAAPHLREGDGGTLVTITSRSVKEAIDSLVLSNSVRMSVIGLEKTLSSELAPEVRANAVLPGPHETARIRELVEQAVDRGDYDSYEEGLEDWSEGIPLERIGDPMELGEVVAFLSSPRSSFVNGVSVPIDGGAGASNL
- a CDS encoding cupin domain-containing protein, producing MEPVDFDEAETYEPEEGWARRALAGSDRFTFEWFEKPSGHSSPMHDHENEQVCLCLEGELTVHTEDDSVTLSAYDSVWLDAWESHRVENEGDERAVGLDVFAPGRSFDFWTDRE